The following proteins are co-located in the Leishmania major strain Friedlin complete genome, chromosome 30 genome:
- a CDS encoding putative endosomal trafficking protein RME-8, with product MSTTISSVVSSASAASSAPLDHRSFTSCYTVTKHSWRGKYTRIFCVGPQGIATCDVRSLTKLTNYWPYTSSVRSIVAEGVGNGHFLLITQSNGSRAEELRFSCGTDAERAQLLTDVNRYRLCFDCNYRASLTVQVYWAMKYTINETLRPCTLRVTATGVEQLCRIRGDTGANAPADGGASASSQVSASPTAAKYGTGAPPEYEKVGEYLFCSIRGITTIADRPGSIVIAYGTEMKMHLYDVANVKLLIESIYRNATEYIGLPRYREMNVLQQSVFDSERLGIRRDSLEAVEEFSVLKHSPKQRDGAVRRLLSTTPIAIVERDPVTYNPISAHFLHSIFALVRCEDDDQRFLILFKDSPVMKSYQSPARDTILAHVLTACYSAGDGNVCVMARPLLRRNRLSSLDTPVTEEVESLLLKGLVEGRLAGAPVAVDTAGSTEDSVRAGLMASLELFNANVPRTGLTWSENRDGLFSENREKLIFNAVEAVLKHFTWVKPSGGDASEGSRGSSGVTLDAVNQHFIVEQFQALGRLSVSRVGFSSIALVPSLFKSVGVYSVQALRLNNLAVSFAVIEFLNTLMTPFHNHYEIEHESMNKNRLLSAEGFIRSLMEVLRDHIPNESASLLVLELLFFFEFALCPPYSSTTDPAHFKRILGDLVDILGRHLFKLLGRTCDIIRYTAGQLIRVVMEEGDKAQFERMQQLALSEGGILTQFNTALFSSNRKLRDLARRLIAYWAHGHVPTQDILRRMVPLTLLNFLQSQEQAPPNEQELEERKKVTQMTAAFRESKTGWFKKSFNPRDVTLEANRGVGNGSTAAAGSYAVDPASPDGGRVRYRVRNVNVMPMINWSMFFYQAKLDHLRPDLIWNHTTRAELKTAVQAELDAFRQYIDMRREKLIAWNYAEFEVVYHSLDSELKIGQHYPRLLFEDAHPMIARPREFFNDMYHRFLLVQDTKSKLECLHGLALLYTHYAEEIGEFHDVPFLLQMLEKTMDPMMRDRLLLLLAHLLKARHNIKLFLDHDGLAPLMELVTVAHLHIDRPQLKSVPNTIEYAGSLEEMQGREKEWHYTQNGAKAGPVSFSELKELYKKGEVTATSKVWAQGMPGWRELGAVAQLRWGVLSADLPSILTLTEVTCTVLDVFLLLCEHYPSLNDEGAIMQPQPKVKRILSSPPVLPHLVQLLLTFDSGVCSRVHTLLLSLMEANPFVGRFFLTGVFFFSCLYTASDVLPMCRLLAATHHRQSFQYTAGTNDLVRDSILAPLLPPAMVCYLTHHGPEAFADVLLGEYDNPEAIWSPSMRQYLATKVAAHVADFTPRLLGNNTVVYQYCPIVGVQYESLQRELFCCQYYLRHFCDELRFPNWPVRDAVRFLTDVLQRWREELNKQPSSLTREKCYEILELQPQPSKQEMRKAYYQLAARYHPDKNPNGREAFEQVQRAYEFLAADSVESSEPSPYNISLLLKAQTILYKRCGATLRQYKYAGFGLLLRLIETEFRAPDALHKDIVLLDPATELCYFTIRNAPLNADELQEENGIHLLADIATYCFDLITPNSHDTEVHVRIATHCMLTFSISARFPDCRLKMLREEQIPYLTAKGISYYQAPELSRACTQACASESRSEKMQSELIRYGCVWHLLQPLFSYDASLDKAGVGLDEEHHKQLFANRAAIFALHAIYALSGISRLRSIAVDNAVGTAALDGEDVAASDGGAAEGTADDNTQSKRHAGVYELLQRLLTPYILYKMERQQDSEAEVLMLLNSNSDTPYFLWNNSCRAELGELLQTNSKQFCEAAFGATDLPSLSTSVEGFAYSLHTGEVVVGGVFLRLFIAQPNYPIQNPVGFFMALLLFLLNKEADTTSAKANDAAARPAPPSSSSRITLREAPLLAAQSLRLLSSGYTETLSATASKQMKSLVALLTPSFAVETAGVAAAENEEDMRSAIFVEIAQALSKFLSSDACLQALSTVETAMTAVVLLLERMLGRHDEAHGTSALSSEEPDAVLTLIRLMLTHRTLVQQSLDRGLYIFLLSVYATWPREKVREECCRCLAKGYEDRLVGPQLFIRSSKYLPPAFLEMMKDNVKQACRMLDAWQENPELLWTKSQREELVEQLQASRRQIVAALSTDGLACWKPSDTAGSSRGAMHSSFDGGGGDAGSADRRLRRLQVGGVYVALYVQQPGWAVRHPKEFLVSLLERFVEEASKATSPTAAVSGDAAAAPDTDMLELLTKAGEILLSNSPGLRDYMTSLGYGSKVDRLLSPATADHATNEAVVRYSLRWLREMSRSAACVESTSSSADVLPSLVNVIEQYPALTMEALQTLEGFLSNATRRSRVLEYALRDHIPERLLKYLEEGLPDSVSAAADVSAATIRAALVKVIKALLAVPDDVHTPHIQALLDKSLVWTKYKNQSHDMFLVQTHFGGYLTAGSNTHPGAAAAALSLTAPATTEANTRSEPPPLEDISGAPPPFSTAQALT from the coding sequence ATGTCGACAACGATCAGCAGTGTCGTGTCTAGCGCTTCGGCTGCAagcagcgcgccgctcgACCACCGATCGTTCACCTCGTGCTACACCGTGACGAAGCATTCGTGGAGAGGCAAGTACACGCGAATCTTCTGTGTAGGTCCACAGGGCATCGCCACGTGCGACGTGCGGTCACTGACAAAACTGACGAACTACTGGCCTTACACCtcgagcgtgcgcagcatTGTTGCCGAGGGCGTCGGCAATGGCCACTTCCTGCTTATCACCCaaagcaacggcagcagggCAGAGGAGCTACGCTTCTCGTGCGGAACCGACGCAGAGCGGGCGCAGCTTCTGACGGATGTGAACCGGTACAGACTGTGTTTCGACTGCAACTACCGTGCCTCACTAACGGTACAGGTATATTGGGCAATGAAGTACACCATCAATGAGACGCTTCGACCATGCACTCTACGGGTGACAGCCACTGGCGTTGAGCAACTGTGCCGTATCAGAGGCGATACGGGTGCCAACGCGCCTGCTGACGGTGGCGCCTCTGCAAGCTCGCAAGTGTCGGCATCGCCGACAGCCGCCAAATACGGGACGGGCGCACCGCCAGAGTATGAGAAAGTCGGCGAGTATCTGTTTTGCAGTATCCGGGGCATCACCACGATTGCAGACCGGCCGGGCAGCATCGTCATCGCGTACGGGACGGAAATGAAAATGCACCTCTACGACGTCGCTAACGTGAAGTTGCTGATCGAGTCGATCTACCGGAACGCGACAGAGTACATTGGACTGCCGCGATATCGTGAGATGAACGTCTTGCAGCAGAGCGTGTTCGACTCCGAACGCCTTGGCATCCGCCGTGACTCGCTCGAGGCCGTGGAAGAGTTCAGCGTCCTAAAGCACTCCCCAAagcagcgcgacggcgcggtgcgtCGGTTGCTGAGCACCACGCCGATTGCCATTGTCGAGCGCGACCCCGTGACCTACAACCCGATTAGTGCACACTTTCTCCACTCCATCTTTGCCCTCGTGCGTTGCGAGGACGACGATCAGCGCTTCTTAATCCTCTTCAAGGATTCACCGGTCATGAAGTCGTACCAATCACCCGCTCGCGACACGATTCTGGCGCATGTGCTCACAGCGTGCTACAGCGCCGGTGACGGAAATGTGTGTGTCATGGCGcggccactgctgcgccgcaacCGACTCTCCTCTCTCGACACCCCCGTTACCGAGGAAGTCGAGAGCCTGCTACTGAAAGGGCTCGTCGAAGGTCGTCTTGCCGGCGCTCCGGTCGCAGTCGACACGGCGGGCTCGACAGAGGACAGCGTGAGAGCTGGCCTGATGGCTTCGCTGGAGCTCTTCAACGCCAACGTCCCAAGAACAGGGCTGACGTGGAGCGAGAACAGAGACGGACTGTTCTCGGAGAATCGCGAGAAGCTCATCTTCAACGCAGTGGAAGCGGTGCTGAAGCACTTTACGTGGGTGAAGCCGTCCGGTGGTGATGCGAGTGAGGGCAGCCGCGGTAGCAGCGGCGTGACGCTCGACGCGGTGAATCAGCACTTCATCGTGGAACAGTTTCAGGCGCTGGGTCGCCTCTCCGTGTCGAGAGTGGGGTTCAGCTCCATTGCACTGGTACCATCGCTGTTCAAGTCCGTCGGTGTCTACTCGGTGCAGGCGCTCCGACTCAACAACCTGGCCGTCTCGTTTGCCGTGATCGAGTTCCTGAACACGCTCATGACCCCGTTCCACAACCACTACGAGATTGAGCACGAGTCCATGAACAAGAACCGACTACTGAGCGCAGAGGGCTTTATTCGAAGTCTgatggaggtgctgcgcgatcatATCCCCAACGAGAGCGCGTCGCTGCTAGTGTTGgagctgctcttcttcttcgaGTTCGCGCTCTGCCCACCgtacagcagcaccaccgacCCGGCGCACTTTAAGCGCATTTTGGGAGACTTGGTCGACATTCTGGGGCGGCACCTGTTCAAGTTACTGGGCCGCACATGCGACATTATTCGCTACACCGCTGGCCAACTCATTCGGGTggtgatggaggagggcgacaaGGCGCAGTTTGAGCGcatgcagcagctcgccttGTCAGAAGGAGGCATTCTGACGCAGTTCAACACAGCACTCTTCTCGTCGAATCGGAAGCTTCGCGACctggcgcggcggctcaTCGCTTACTGGGCGCACGGCCACGTGCCGACACAGGACATTCTGCGACGCATGGTGCCCCTCACGCTTTTGAACTTTCTGCAGTCGCAAGAGCAGGCGCCACCAAATGAGCAGGAGCTCGAGGAGCGGAAGAAGGTGACCCAGATGACGGCGGCGTTCCGTGAGTCGAAGACGGGCTGGTTCAAGAAATCGTTCAACCCGCGCGACGTCACGCTGGAGGCCAACCGTGGCGTTGGCAACGGGTCGACAGCGGCCGCGGGCTCGTACGCGGTGGACCCCGCTTCCCCggacggcggccgcgtgcGGTACCGCGTGCGCAACGTGAATGTGATGCCGATGATCAACTGGAGCATGTTCTTTTATCAAGCGAAGCTGGACCACCTTCGGCCGGACCTCATCTGGAACCACACCACCCGAGCAGAGCTCAAGACTGCCGtgcaggcggagctggaTGCGTTCCGGCAATACATCGACATGCGTCGGGAGAAGTTGATCGCATGGAACTACGCCGAGTTCGAGGTCGTTTACCACAGCCTCGACTCGGAGCTCAAGATCGGACAGCACTACCCTCGCCTGCTGTTCGAGGACGCCCACCCGATGATCGCGCGGCCGCGGGAGTTCTTCAACGACATGTACCACCGCTTCCTGCTCGTCCAGGACACCAAGAGCAAGCTCGAGTGCCTGCAcgggctggcgctgctgtacACGCACTACGCGGAGGAAATCGGCGAGTTTCATGATGTGCCGTTCCTGCTGCAGATGCTGGAAAAAACCATGGACCCGATGATGCGAgaccgcctgctgctgctgctcgctcaCCTGCTCAAGGCACGCCACAACATCAAGCTCTTTCTCGACCACGACGGCCTGGCGCCGTTGATGGAGCTGGTGACGGTGGCTCACCTGCACATCGACCGGCCACAGTTGAAGTCTGTGCCCAACACCATCGAGTATGCTGGCAGTCTCGAGGAGATGCAGGGGCGGGAGAAGGAGTGGCATTACACCCAGAATGGCGCCAAGGCCGGGCCCGTTTCCTTCTCCGAGCTCAAGGAGCTCTACAAGAAGGGCgaggtgacggcgacgagcaAGGTGTGGGCGCAGGGCATGCCAGGCTGGCGCGagctcggcgccgtcgcgcagctgcgctgggGCGTCTTGAGCGCCGATCTGCCTTCCATCTTGACGCTGACAGAGGTGACCTGCACGGTGCTAGACGTCTTTCTTCTCCTGTGCGAGCACTATCCATCGCTGAACGACGAGGGTGCAATCATGCAACCGCAGCCAAAAGTGAAGCGGATCCTCAGCAGCCCCCCCGTCCTTCCTCATCTGGTGCAGCTGTTGCTCACGTTCGACAGCGGCGTGTGCTCGCGGGTGCACACGCTTCTTTTATCGCTGATGGAGGCGAACCCGTTCGTCGGCCGCTTCTTTCTTACCggcgtcttcttcttctcaTGCCTCTACACTGCGTCGGATGTGCTGCCCATGTGCCGCCTGCTTGCCGCGACGCACCATCGACAGTCCTTCCAGTACACGGCGGGGACGAACGACTTGGTGCGCGACAGCATTCtggcgccactgctgccgccggcaaTGGTGTGCTACCTCACCCACCACGGCCCCGAGGCCTTCGCGGacgtgctgctcggcgagTACGACAACCCGGAGGCGATTTGGTCCCCGTCCATGCGACAGTACCTGGCGACCAAGGTTGCCGCGCACGTGGCCGACTtcacgccgcggctgctgggCAACAACACCGTTGTCTACCAGTACTGTCCCATTGTGGGGGTGCAGTACGAGTCCTTGCAGAGGGAACTCTTCTGCTGTCAGTACTATCTTCGCCACTTCTGCGACGAGCTGCGCTTTCCAAACTGGCCGGTACGGGACGCGGTGCGCTTCCTCACcgatgtgctgcagcggtggcgggagGAACTGAACAAGCAGCCGTCCTCGCTGACGCGGGAGAAATGCTACGAAATCCTGGAGCTACAGCCGCAGCCATCGAAGCAGGAGATGCGCAAAGCCTACTACCAGCTCGCCGCACGCTACCACCCCGACAAGAACCCCAACGGCCGGGAGGCGTTTGAACAGGTCCAGCGCGCCTATGAATTCTTGGCGGCCGACTCGGTGGAATCCAGCGAACCGAGCCCGTACAACATCTCACTGCTGCTCAAGGCGCAGACCATCCTCTACAaacgctgcggcgccacgcTGCGGCAGTACAAGTACGCCGGTTtcgggctgctgctgcgcctgaTCGAGACAGAGTTCCGCGCTCCCGATGCGCTGCACAAGGACATCGTTCTCCTCGATCCGGCAACGGAGCTGTGCTATTTCACGATCCGCAACGCCCCGCTGAATGCCGacgagctgcaggaggagaaTGGAAttcacctcctcgccgacATCGCCACTTACTGCTTCGACCTAATAACACCTAACTCGCATGACACGGAGGTGCACGTGCGGATTGCAACGCACTGCATGCTCACCTTCTCCATCAGCGCCCGCTTCCCGGATTGCCGTCTCAAGATGTTGCGCGAGGAGCAGATTCCGTACCTCACGGCGAAAGGTATCTCCTACTATCAGGCGCCGGAGTTGTCGCGGGCGTGTACGCAGGCGTGCGCGAGCGAGTCGCGTAGCGAGAAGATGCAGTCGGAGCTGATTCGCTACGGATGCGTCTGGCACCTGCTTCAGCCGCTCTTCTCGTACGATGCCTCCCTCGACAAGGCCGGCGTTGGCCTCGATGAGGAGCATCACAAGCAGCTCTTTGCCAACCGCGCCGCCATCTTCGCCTTGCACGCCATCTACGCCCTCTCTGGCATTTCGCGTCTCCGTTCCATTGCGGTCGACAACGCCGtgggcaccgccgcgctAGACGGGGAGGACGTTGCGGCCAGTgacggcggagcggcggAAGGGACTGCTGACGACAACACCCAGTCGAAGCGGCACGCCGGCGTGTATGAGCTCCTGCAGCGACTCCTCACCCCTTACATTCTCTACAAgatggagcggcagcaggacAGCGAAGCGGaggtgctgatgctgctgaaCTCCAACTCCGATACGCCGTACTTCCTATGGAACAACTCGTGCCGTGCCGAGCTGGGGGAGTTACTGCAGACGAACTCGAAGCAGTTCTGCGAGGCCGCCTTCGGCGCCACCGACTTGCCCTCTCTGTCCACGAGCGTCGAGGGCTTCGCCTACTCGTTGCACACGGGCGAGGTGGTCGTCGGTGGTGTTTTTCTGCGTCTGTTCATTGCCCAGCCGAACTATCCGATCCAGAACCCCGTCGGCTTCTTTATGgctctgcttctcttcttGCTTAACAAAGAGGCTGACACGACAAGCGCGAAGGCCaacgacgcggcggcgcgaccagcgccgccctcctcaTCGAGTCGGATTACATTGCGGGAGGCGCCGCTGTTGGCGGCTCAGTCACTGCGACTGCTGAGCAGCGGCTACACCGAGACGCTCTCTGCGACCGCGTCCAAGCAGATGAAGTCGCTGGTTGCTCTCCTGACTCCCTCCTTCGCCGTGGAGACGGCAggcgttgcggcggcggagaaCGAGGAAGATATGCGAAGCGCCATTTTTGTTGAGATTGCGCAGGCGTTGTCCAAGTTTCTTTCCTCGGACGCCTGTCTTCAGGCGCTCTCGACGGTCGAGACAGCCATGACCGCTGTGGTGCTCTTGCTGGAGCGGATGTTGGGACGCCACGACGAAGCACACGGCACTTCGGCGCTTTCATCAGAGGAGCCGGATGCGGTGCTGACGCTTATTCGGCTCATGCTTACGCACCGCACCCTCGTGCAGCAGAGCCTTGACCGTGGGCTCTATATCTTCTTGCTGTCCGTGTACGCCACCTGGCCCCGGGAGAAGGTGCGCGAGGAGTGCTGTCGGTGTCTGGCAAAGGGCTACGAGGATCGGCTAGTCGGGCCGCAGCTCTTTATCCGCTCCTCCAAGTACCTGCCGCCGGCGTTTCTGGAGATGATGAAGGACAACGTGAAGCAGGCGTGCCGAATGCTGGACGCGTGGCAGGAGAACCCCGAGCTGCTGTGGACCAAATCTCAGAGGGAGGAGCTGGTAGAGCAGTTACAGGCGAGCCGCCGACAAATtgtcgccgccctctccaccGACGGGCTTGCGTGCTGGAAGCCATCGGACACAGCCGGCAGCAGTAGGGGCGCCATGCACAGTAGCTtcgatggaggcggcggtgacgctggtAGCGCCGAtcgccgtctgcgccgtctccaGGTTGGCGGCGTGTACGTGGCGCTGTACGTGCAGCAGCCGGGCTGGGCGGTGCGCCACCCCAAGGAGTTTTtggtgtcgctgctggagcgcttTGTGGAAGAGGCGAGCAAGGCAACCTCGCCGACTGCGGCCGTTtccggcgacgctgctgctgcgccggacACAGACATGCTCGAGCTGCTGACCAAGGCGGGAGAGATTCTGCTGAGCAACTCGCCGGGGCTTCGTGACTACATGACGTC